A stretch of Gossypium hirsutum isolate 1008001.06 chromosome A06, Gossypium_hirsutum_v2.1, whole genome shotgun sequence DNA encodes these proteins:
- the LOC107962671 gene encoding lysine-specific demethylase 2A, with protein sequence MASFICISLSPPSITLAPPSTTSTSSSYTSTGVICRYPLAFRVSNGHQRSRRKTRHVVCMAPEEEKLTRRNPLDFPIEWERPNPGRRPDIFPQFSPMKTPLPPPMPYDPPEEDEEEEERKEEEEEDPEKEEEPENPDKQ encoded by the exons ATGGCATCTTTCATTTGCATCTCCTTATCCCCGCCGTCCATAACCCTAGCTCCGCCCTCAACCACCTCCACCTCTTCTTCTTACACTTCCACGGGTGTCATTTGCAGATACCCCCTCGCCTTTAGAGTCTCTAATGGCCATCAACGGAGCAGGAGAAAGACACGTCATGTGGTTTGTATGGCTCCCGAGGAAGAGAAATTGACTCGCCGCAATCCCCTCGATTTCCCCATT GAGTGGGAGAGGCCTAATCCCGGGCGTAGACCTGATATATTTCCTCAATTTAGCCCTATGAAGACACCATTACCACCACCAATGCCATACGATCCTccagaagaagatgaagaagaggaagaaaggaaAGAGGAAGAGGAGGAAGATCCTGAAAAGGAAGAAGAACCCGAGAATCCTGATAAACAATAG
- the LOC107963546 gene encoding uncharacterized protein, with amino-acid sequence MAQEARLKLRMQKELKLLLVDPPHEIEGPEETVYSKGIFKIKIQIPERYPLQPPIVTFATPIYHPNIDNGGRICLDILNLPPKGAWQPSLNISTVLTSIRLLLSEPNPDDGLMCEASREYKYNRQAFDQKARSITEKYAKAGAGESSCSYQCTETKVDSTMVLAVNLFDFYVVCFGLVILHTSFDCRWKFKDWTKHQTMVVWSLVLAIKEHMALAKSYHKVPNHNLFLSASGTQMECKRKREKENDVLSKYNLNHEKVNGKGRKSSSKVSGQFKDDFDNKENVDPNYLSSLYQHQASSKSSFSLASDNQQLDQHEDDNSANSSTKSMKILGTVEESHVDRTENICANKKTEKLSSVGKKLSLGLKGSAHRQQVNNKENVMSVQNLPYSKPQTLERKGLGRKLSLIPSTQQLQQGCRGDQKPQSHQVVQSMQADVEVKEKGAEEMEQESSISEKVVVLDSEDSEGEKQTASLRTRMPLAARKRLGRWRV; translated from the exons ATGGCTCAAGAAGCAAGGCTAAAACTGAGAATGCAAAAGGAGCTGAAGCTCCTTCTTGTCGATCCTCCTCATG AAATAGAAGGTCCTGAAGAAACTGTTTATAGCAAAGGAATCTTCAAGATTAAGATTCAGATACCTGAAAG GTATCCACTTCAGCCTCCGATTGTGACTTTTGCGACGCCAATTTATCACCCGAACATCGATAATGGAGGTCGAATTTGCCTTGACATTCTCAATCTTCCTCCCAAG GGGGCATGGCAACCATCATTGAACATTTCAACAGTGCTTACAAGTATAAGGCTATTGCTCAGCGAACCAAATCCTGATGATGGCCTAATGTGTGAAGCA AGTAGGGAATACAAGTATAATAGACAAGCTTTTGACCAAAAAGCACGATCAATAACTGAAAAATATGCCAAGGCTGGAGCTGGAGAAAGCAGTTGTAGCTATCAATGCACTGAAACTAAAGTTGATTCAACGATGGTATTAGcagttaatttatttgatttttatgttGTTTGTTTTGGATTGGTTATTCTTCATACTTCTTTTGATTGCAGGTGGAAGTTCAAGGATTGGACCAAGCATCAAACCATGGTGGTCTGGAGCTTAGTCCTAGCAATAAAAGAACACATGGCATTAGCCAAAAGTTATCAC AAGGTGCCTAATCACAACTTATTTCTTTCGGCATCGGGAACTCAAATGGAATGTAAGCGAAAAAGAGAGAAGGAAAATGATGTGTTGAGCAAATACAATCTTAACCATGAAAAAGTTAATGGAAAAGGGCGGAAATCATCTTCGAAAGTGTCTGGTCAGTTCAAGGACGATTTTGATAACAAGGAGAATGTGGACCCAAATTACCTATCATCACTCTACCAACATCAAGCTTCCTCTAAATCCTCATTTTCTCTGGCTAGCGACAATCAACAACTTGACCAGCATGAAGATGATAATTCAGCAAACAGCAGCACAAAGAGCA tGAAAATTCTTGGGACAGTTGAAGAGAGTCATGTTGACAGAACCGAAAACATCTGTGCCAATAAAAAAACTGAGAAGCTTAGTTCAGTAGGTAAGAAGCTTTCACTGGGACTCAAAGGCTCAGCACATAGACAACAGGTGAACAACAAAGAGAATGTGATGTCGGTTCAAAACTTGCCATATTCAAAGCCCCAAACTCTTGAAAGAAAGGGGCTTGGTCGTAAGCTATCTTTAATTCCTTCAACACAACAACTGCAACAGGGATGCAGGGGTGACCAGAAGCCGCAGTCTCATCAAGTTGTTCAAAGTATGCAAGCTGATGTGGAGGTAAAGGAGAAAGGAGCAGAAGAAATGGAACAAGAATCTTCAATATCTGAAAAGGTAGTAGTGCTAGATAGTGAAGACAGTGAGGGGGAAAAGCAGACTGCCTCATTGAGGACGAGAATGCCACTAGCAGCTAGGAAGCGCCTTGGGAGGTGGAGAGTTTAA
- the LOC121230416 gene encoding uncharacterized protein yields the protein MECKRKREKENDVLSKYNLNHEKVNGKGRKSSSKVSGQFKDDFDNKENVDPNYLSSLYQHQASSKSSFSLASDNQQLDQHEDDNSANSSTKSSSKLCQSQKDPFGSMEPMQTFEK from the exons ATGGAATGTAAGCGAAAAAGAGAGAAGGAAAATGATGTGTTGAGCAAATACAATCTTAACCATGAAAAAGTTAATGGAAAAGGGCGGAAATCATCTTCGAAAGTGTCTGGTCAGTTCAAGGACGATTTTGATAACAAGGAGAATGTGGACCCAAATTACCTATCATCACTCTACCAACATCAAGCTTCCTCTAAATCCTCATTTTCTCTGGCTAGCGACAATCAACAACTTGACCAGCATGAAGATGATAATTCAGCAAACAGCAGCACAAAGAGCAGTTCAAAGCTATGCCAAAGCCAGAAAGATCCATTTGGGTCTATGGAACCAATGCAAACATTTGAAAAA tGA